One Colius striatus isolate bColStr4 unplaced genomic scaffold, bColStr4.1.hap1 scaffold_150, whole genome shotgun sequence genomic region harbors:
- the LOC133629100 gene encoding ubiquilin-4-like: protein MAEPSGGGGSGPGGEGEAAPGGPGGALIRVTVKTPKDKEEIVIADGASVREFKEEISRRFKAKQDQLVLIFAGKILKDGDTLNQHGIKDGLTVHLVIKTLQKVQDSTSAASAPNAASAPTATPSSPAAPSQPSTSSSTAPEAGGGRRSSGTGTAGGPGDGGPGSAASILSGFGGITGLGNLGMGSANFMELQQQMQRQLMSNPEMLSQIMENPLVQNMMSNPDLMRQMIMANPQMQQLMERNPEISHMLNNPELMRQTMELARNPAMMQEMMRNQDRALSNLESIPGGYNALRRMYTDIQEPMFSAAREQFGNNPFSSLAGNSDSSSSQPLRTENREPLPNPWSPSPAASQSQAPSEGSTGSATTQSPPTVSNPFGLNAASIGAGMFNSPEMQGLLQQISENPQLMQNMISAPYMRSMMQTLAQNPDFAAQIMVNVPLFAGNPQLQEQLRLQLPVFLQQMQNPDSLSILTNPRAMQALLQIQQGLQTLQTEAPGLVPSLGSFGMPRMPPSSTGGSTIPENPVPSASTPASASPAGAGTPQQQLMQQMIQLLAGGSSQVRSCPLQAQTRSKAWPNGSVLVWCFVL, encoded by the exons ttcaAAGAAGAGATTTCCAGGAGGTTTAAAGCCAAACAGGATCAGCTGGTTCTGATCTTTGCCGGGAAGATCCTGAAGGATGGAGACACGTTGAATCAACACGGGATCAAAGATGGGCTGACTGTGCACTTGGTCATTAAGACTCTGCAGAA gGTCCAAGATTCaacatctgctgcttctgcccccaatgctgcttctgcccccACTGCAACcccttcctctcctgctgccccatCTCAGCCGTCCACATCCAGCAGCACGGCTCCCGAGGCGGGGGGCGGCCGGCGGAGCAGCGGGACAGGGACCGCGGGAGGCCCCGGGGACGGCGGccccggcagcgctgcctccATCCTGT cTGGCTTTGGTGGCATCACTGGACTGGGCAACCTTGGCATGGGCTCTGCCAACTTCATGGAGCTCCAGCAGCAGATGCAGCGCCAGCTGATGTCCAACCCTGAGATGCTTTCTCAGATCATGGAGAACCCCTTGGTGCAGAACATGATGTCTAACCCTGACCTCATGAGGCAGATGATCATGGCCAATCCCCAGatgcagcagctgatggagcGAAACCCAGAGATCAGCCACATGCTGAACAACCCAGAGCTGATGAGACAG ACAATGGAATTGGCTCGAAACCCTGCCATGATGCAGGAGATGATGAGGAACCAGGACCGTGCCCTGAGTAACCTGGAGAGCATCCCAGGGGGCTACAACGCGCTGCGCCGCATGTACACGGACATCCAGGAGCCCATGTTCAGTGCAGCCAGGGAGCAG TTTGGCAACAACCCTTTCTCATCCTTGGCGGGGAACTCTGacagctccagctcccagcccttgcGGACGGAGAACAGGGAGCCTCTGCCCAACCCCtggagccccagccctgcagcctcccagagccAGGCACCCAGCGAGGGCAGCACGGGCTCAGCCaccacccagagcccacccacCGTGTCCAACCCCTTCGGGCTGAACGCTGCCAGCATCGGGGCTG GGATGTTTAACAGCCCAGAGATGCAAGGCCTCCTGCAGCAGATCTCTGAAAACCCTCAGCTGATGCAGAACATGATCTCTGCCCCTTACATGAGGAGCATGATGCAGACTCTTGCCCAGAACCCAGACTTTGCAGCACAG ATCATGGTAAATGTCCCCCTCTTTGCTGGGAATCCACAGCTCCAGGAACAGCTCCgcctgcagctccctgtcttcCTGCAGCAG atgcagaaccCAGACTCCCTGTCCATCCTCACCAACCCCCGTGCCATGCAGGCTCTCCTCCAGATCCAGCAGGGCCTCCAGACGCTGCAGACAGAGGCCCCAGGACTAGTGCCAAG CCTCGGCTCCTTCGGCATGCCCCGAATGCCCCCGTCCTCCACGGGAGGAAGCACAATCCCGGAGAACCCCGTTCCCTCCGCGTCGACGCCGGCCAGTGCCTCTCCAGCCGGGGCTGGgaccccccagcagcagctgatgcaGCAGATGATCCAGCTCTTGGCTGGAGGAAGCTCCCAAGTACGTAGCTGCCCACTGCAGGCTCAAACTAGGAGCAAGGCCTGGCCCAATGGGTCTGTCTTGGTGTGGTGCTTTGTGTTGAG